The Catenuloplanes niger genome includes a window with the following:
- the rsmA gene encoding 16S rRNA (adenine(1518)-N(6)/adenine(1519)-N(6))-dimethyltransferase RsmA: MDGLLGPAEIRELAASLGVAPTKRLGQNFVHDPNTVRRIVAAAGLTPDDVALEVGPGLGSLTLGLLGAARHVHAVEIDPVLAARLPRTAAERLPDRADRLTVHLLDALKVTALPEPAPTALVANLPYNVAVPVVLHLLATLPSLRTGLVMVQKEVADRLVAAPGSKIYGVPSVKLAWYGPARPAGKVPPNVFWPVPNVDSGLVAFTRRESPRDGVPREKVFAVVDAAFAQRRKTLRAALAGWAGGPDLAEKVLLAAGVDPRARGEQLDVEQFIAIAAAAGS; the protein is encoded by the coding sequence ATGGACGGATTACTCGGGCCCGCGGAGATTCGGGAGCTGGCGGCCAGCCTCGGTGTGGCGCCCACCAAGCGGCTCGGGCAGAACTTCGTCCACGACCCCAACACGGTGCGGCGCATCGTGGCCGCGGCCGGGCTGACGCCGGACGACGTGGCGCTGGAGGTCGGCCCCGGCCTCGGCTCGCTCACGCTGGGCCTGCTCGGCGCCGCCCGGCACGTGCACGCCGTGGAGATCGACCCGGTGCTCGCCGCCCGCCTGCCGCGCACGGCCGCGGAGCGGCTGCCGGACCGGGCGGACCGGCTCACCGTGCACCTCCTGGACGCGCTGAAGGTCACGGCGCTGCCCGAACCGGCGCCGACCGCGCTGGTCGCGAACCTGCCGTACAACGTGGCGGTCCCGGTCGTGCTGCACCTGCTGGCCACGCTGCCCAGCCTGCGCACCGGCCTGGTGATGGTGCAGAAGGAGGTCGCCGACCGGCTGGTGGCGGCGCCCGGCTCCAAGATCTACGGTGTCCCGTCCGTGAAGCTCGCCTGGTACGGCCCGGCCCGGCCGGCCGGCAAGGTGCCGCCGAACGTGTTCTGGCCGGTGCCGAACGTGGACTCCGGGCTGGTCGCGTTCACCCGGCGCGAGTCGCCCCGCGACGGCGTACCGCGGGAGAAGGTCTTCGCCGTGGTCGACGCGGCGTTCGCGCAGCGGCGCAAGACGCTGCGCGCCGCGCTGGCCGGCTGGGCCGGCGGGCCGGACCTGGCCGAGAAGGTGCTGCTCGCCGCCGGTGTCGACCCGCGTGCCCGGGGCGAGCAGCTGGACGTCGAGCAGTTCATCGCGATCGCGGCCGCGGCGGGTTCCTAA
- a CDS encoding DUF397 domain-containing protein, giving the protein MDSSGARWRKSSRSGANQCVEVADNLGAIVAVRDSKDPAGPVLAFSPGSWRAFTTNLRHAR; this is encoded by the coding sequence ATTGACTCGTCGGGCGCCCGCTGGCGCAAGTCAAGCCGAAGTGGTGCCAACCAATGCGTGGAGGTCGCGGACAATCTCGGCGCGATCGTCGCGGTCCGTGACTCCAAGGACCCGGCCGGCCCGGTGCTGGCCTTCTCACCCGGCTCGTGGCGCGCCTTCACCACCAACCTCCGGCACGCTCGCTAG
- the metG gene encoding methionine--tRNA ligase gives MSHVLAAVAWPYANGPRHIGHVSGFGVPSDVFSRYMRMAGHDVLMVSGTDEHGTPIQVQADKEGVTPRELADRYNRIIVEDLHGLGLSYDLFTRTTTRNHYAVVQELFEGLHANGYIIAKTTLGAISPSTGRTLPDRYIEGTCPICGYDSARGDQCDNCGNQLDPSDLIDPKSKINGETPKFVETEHFFLDLPGFVSALNSWLDTREGWRPNVLRFSKNLVDDLQPRAITRDLEWGVPIPLADWKDRTDKRIYVWFDAVIGYLSASVEWARRTGDPEAWRRWWSADGEGKDANAYYFMGKDNIVFHSVIWPALLLGYSGEGDRGGEPGPRGRLNLPTEVVSSEYLTMEGKKFSSSRSVVIYVRDFLERYDADALRYFIAAAGPESNDTDFTWAEFLRRNNDELVAGWGNLVNRSISMAAKNFGEIPAAGPLTPEDEALLATVRAGFTSVGELIGKHRQKAAIGEAMRIVAEVNKYLSDQAPWKLKAAEDKPRQGTVLHVALQAVSDCNRLLTPFLPHSAQKIHELLGGTGVHAPQPRIEEVEDLDGGPSYPILTGDYTAGAKWEPADVVAGTPLAAPKPVFRKLDPSVVEEELARLGG, from the coding sequence ATGAGTCACGTTCTCGCGGCGGTTGCCTGGCCATACGCCAACGGCCCGCGCCACATCGGTCACGTTTCCGGCTTTGGGGTGCCCTCCGACGTCTTCAGCCGGTACATGCGGATGGCCGGTCACGACGTGCTCATGGTGTCCGGCACGGACGAGCACGGCACGCCGATCCAGGTCCAGGCGGACAAGGAGGGCGTCACGCCGCGTGAGCTCGCCGACCGGTACAACCGGATCATCGTGGAGGACCTGCACGGGCTCGGCCTCTCCTACGACCTGTTCACCCGCACCACCACGCGCAACCACTACGCGGTGGTGCAGGAGCTCTTCGAGGGGCTGCACGCGAACGGGTACATCATCGCGAAGACCACGCTCGGCGCGATCTCCCCGTCCACCGGGCGCACGCTGCCCGACCGCTACATCGAGGGCACCTGCCCGATCTGCGGGTACGACAGCGCGCGCGGCGACCAGTGCGACAACTGCGGCAACCAGCTCGACCCGTCCGACCTGATCGACCCGAAGTCGAAGATCAACGGTGAGACGCCGAAGTTCGTCGAGACCGAGCACTTCTTCCTCGACCTGCCCGGCTTCGTGTCCGCGCTCAACTCGTGGCTGGACACCCGCGAGGGCTGGCGGCCGAACGTGCTGCGCTTCTCCAAGAACCTGGTCGACGATCTGCAGCCGCGCGCGATCACCCGGGACCTGGAGTGGGGCGTGCCGATCCCGCTCGCCGACTGGAAGGACCGCACCGACAAGCGGATCTACGTCTGGTTCGACGCGGTGATCGGCTACCTGTCCGCGTCCGTGGAGTGGGCGCGCCGCACCGGCGACCCGGAGGCGTGGCGCCGCTGGTGGTCCGCGGACGGTGAGGGCAAGGACGCGAACGCGTACTACTTCATGGGCAAGGACAACATCGTCTTCCACTCGGTCATCTGGCCGGCGCTGCTGCTCGGCTACTCCGGCGAGGGCGACCGTGGCGGCGAGCCCGGCCCGCGCGGCCGGCTGAACCTGCCGACCGAGGTGGTCTCCAGCGAGTACCTGACGATGGAGGGGAAGAAGTTCTCCTCGTCCCGGTCCGTGGTGATCTACGTGCGGGACTTCCTGGAGCGGTACGACGCGGACGCGCTGCGCTACTTCATCGCGGCGGCCGGGCCGGAGAGCAACGACACCGACTTCACCTGGGCCGAGTTCCTCCGGCGCAACAACGACGAGCTGGTCGCGGGCTGGGGCAACCTGGTCAACCGGTCCATCTCGATGGCGGCGAAGAACTTCGGCGAGATCCCGGCGGCCGGCCCGCTGACGCCCGAGGACGAGGCGCTGCTGGCGACGGTCCGCGCCGGTTTCACGAGCGTCGGCGAGCTGATCGGCAAGCACCGGCAGAAGGCGGCGATCGGCGAGGCGATGCGGATCGTGGCGGAGGTCAACAAGTACCTCTCCGACCAGGCGCCGTGGAAGCTGAAGGCGGCGGAGGACAAGCCGCGGCAGGGCACCGTCCTGCACGTGGCGCTGCAGGCGGTGAGCGACTGCAACCGGCTGCTCACGCCGTTCCTCCCGCACTCCGCACAGAAGATCCACGAGCTGCTCGGCGGCACCGGTGTGCATGCGCCGCAGCCGCGGATCGAGGAGGTCGAGGACCTGGACGGCGGCCCGTCGTACCCGATCCTGACCGGCGACTACACGGCCGGCGCGAAGTGGGAGCCGGCCGACGTCGTCGCGGGCACCCCGCTGGCCGCGCCGAAGCCGGTGTTCCGCAAGCTCGACCCGTCCGTCGTCGAGGAGGAGCTGGCCCGCCTCGGCGGCTGA
- a CDS encoding PAS domain S-box protein gives METAARITHDALTDLTSALTAACTRVESVIEVATEAAARIVGDGGGIRLVREDGRFGPMITAHRTHDGPEMLGEFLGGFSDRVDQGHLNRLRAGATIVFSSMDQQEFQKLAPPQHWTNVAGARISAVLACPLITDGAFLGYLALARTTEGATYADADVETARLIAEHTAAALHTARSVEALRASEDRYRNIVETTLDGVWQFDRDGVTTFANAQMARMLGLTREELLGLSVRGFLDNKGQQRLAKRLADRQQGRSEVYECRLIRADGSALWVQMSAAPLLGPDGEITGSLALVSDITERIAARDMQRQLDQLRRVDSLGQLAGGIAHDFNNLLTVIAGSAEVLASDAEPGSDVEAMAQSIMRAAASGAALTHQLLAFGRRSPTAHTVSVPELLDGARDLLTRALGEHIDLRFKIDDDLWVVQADRGELEQALANLAVNARDAMGSGGRLTIEAHNTMIDPGGLEDEAASGRFVVLAVSDTGSGMDPETRSHAFEPFFTTKKARGAAGLGLATVYGIVHNSGGHIRLVSDPGIGTTVKIFLPAKEATEEPPVLPVENLRGQGHVLVVEDQPELAQLVRYLLQPAGYTVTVATDPASAVSHLHAGARPDLLLTDVVMPGMTGSELAKEMRAHYPDLRVLFMSGYTAGVLNPRGHLDENSTLIQKPFNRESLLTAVAKALGTRR, from the coding sequence ATGGAGACCGCGGCGCGAATCACCCATGATGCGTTGACCGACCTCACGTCCGCGTTGACGGCCGCTTGCACGCGCGTGGAGTCGGTGATCGAGGTCGCCACCGAGGCCGCCGCCCGGATCGTCGGGGACGGTGGTGGCATCCGGCTGGTCCGGGAGGACGGCCGGTTCGGCCCGATGATCACCGCGCACCGGACGCACGACGGCCCGGAGATGCTCGGCGAGTTCCTCGGCGGCTTCAGCGACCGGGTCGACCAGGGGCATCTGAACCGGCTGCGGGCCGGCGCGACGATCGTCTTCAGCTCCATGGACCAGCAGGAGTTCCAGAAGCTCGCGCCGCCGCAGCACTGGACGAACGTGGCCGGCGCGCGGATCTCGGCCGTGCTGGCCTGCCCGCTGATCACCGACGGCGCGTTCCTCGGCTACCTGGCGCTGGCCCGGACCACGGAGGGCGCCACGTACGCGGACGCGGACGTGGAGACGGCCCGGCTGATCGCGGAGCACACCGCGGCCGCGCTGCACACCGCGCGGTCGGTCGAGGCGCTGCGGGCGTCCGAGGACCGGTACCGCAACATCGTCGAGACGACGCTGGACGGCGTCTGGCAGTTCGACCGGGACGGCGTGACCACGTTCGCGAACGCGCAGATGGCCCGCATGCTCGGGCTGACCCGGGAGGAACTGCTGGGGCTGTCGGTCCGCGGGTTCCTGGACAACAAGGGGCAGCAGCGGCTCGCCAAGCGGCTGGCCGACCGGCAGCAGGGGCGCTCCGAGGTGTACGAGTGCCGGCTGATCCGCGCGGACGGCAGCGCGCTGTGGGTGCAGATGTCGGCCGCGCCGCTGCTCGGCCCGGACGGCGAGATCACCGGCTCGCTCGCACTGGTCAGCGACATCACCGAGCGGATCGCCGCGCGTGACATGCAGCGCCAGCTCGACCAGCTGCGCCGGGTGGACAGCCTGGGGCAGCTGGCCGGCGGCATCGCGCACGACTTCAACAACCTGCTGACCGTGATCGCCGGCTCCGCGGAGGTGCTGGCCTCGGACGCGGAGCCCGGCTCGGACGTCGAGGCGATGGCCCAGTCGATCATGCGGGCCGCGGCCAGCGGCGCCGCGCTCACCCATCAGCTGCTCGCGTTCGGCCGGCGCAGCCCGACCGCGCACACGGTCTCCGTGCCGGAGCTGCTGGACGGCGCGCGTGACCTGCTGACCCGCGCGCTCGGCGAGCACATCGACCTACGGTTCAAGATCGACGACGACCTGTGGGTGGTGCAGGCCGACCGCGGTGAGCTGGAGCAGGCGCTGGCGAACCTGGCCGTCAACGCGCGGGACGCGATGGGCAGCGGCGGCCGGCTGACCATCGAGGCGCACAACACCATGATCGATCCGGGTGGGCTGGAGGACGAGGCGGCGTCCGGCCGGTTCGTGGTGCTGGCCGTCTCGGACACCGGCAGCGGCATGGACCCCGAGACCCGGTCGCACGCGTTCGAGCCGTTCTTCACCACCAAGAAGGCGCGCGGCGCCGCCGGCCTCGGCCTGGCCACGGTCTACGGCATCGTGCACAACAGCGGCGGGCACATCCGGCTGGTCTCCGACCCGGGCATCGGCACCACCGTGAAGATCTTCCTGCCGGCCAAGGAGGCGACCGAGGAGCCGCCGGTCCTGCCGGTGGAGAACCTGCGCGGCCAGGGACACGTGCTGGTCGTCGAGGACCAGCCGGAGCTGGCCCAGCTGGTGCGCTACCTGTTGCAGCCGGCCGGCTACACGGTCACGGTCGCCACCGACCCGGCCTCGGCCGTCTCCCACCTGCACGCGGGCGCGCGGCCGGATCTGCTGCTCACCGACGTGGTGATGCCCGGCATGACCGGGTCGGAGCTGGCCAAGGAGATGCGCGCGCACTACCCGGACCTGCGGGTGCTGTTCATGTCCGGCTACACGGCCGGCGTGCTCAACCCGCGCGGGCACCTGGACGAGAACAGCACGCTGATCCAGAAGCCGTTCAACCGGGAGAGCCTGCTCACCGCGGTCGCGAAGGCACTCGGTACGCGCCGGTGA
- a CDS encoding TatD family hydrolase, with the protein MGEFPPAPDALPVPVIDSHTHLDITVHEAGVPGPGTSDPVQRLVDAAAAVGVDRLVQVGVDVASSRWGAELAAKHPSVLAAVALHPNDAPRLGDRLDEALREIEALAAQDRVRAIGETGLDTFRTGEDGRTAQEESFRAHIGFAKRYGKALMIHDRDAHADVLRVLDSEGAPDTVVLHCFSGDAEFAAECVRRGYLLSFAGTVTFKSAEQLRAAARVTSPEHLLVETDAPYLTPSPFRGRPNASYLVPLTMRALAETTGRDLAELCAAVSANGERAFGGW; encoded by the coding sequence ATGGGCGAGTTCCCGCCGGCGCCGGACGCGCTGCCGGTCCCGGTGATCGACAGCCACACCCACCTGGACATCACGGTGCACGAGGCCGGCGTGCCCGGTCCCGGCACCAGCGACCCGGTGCAGCGGCTGGTGGACGCGGCCGCGGCCGTGGGCGTGGACCGGCTGGTGCAGGTCGGCGTGGACGTGGCGTCGTCCCGATGGGGCGCGGAGCTGGCCGCGAAGCACCCGTCCGTGCTGGCCGCGGTCGCGCTGCACCCGAACGACGCGCCCCGGCTGGGCGACCGGCTGGACGAGGCGCTGCGGGAGATCGAGGCGCTGGCCGCGCAGGACCGGGTGCGGGCGATCGGCGAGACCGGGCTGGACACGTTCCGCACCGGCGAGGACGGGCGGACCGCGCAGGAGGAGAGCTTCCGCGCGCACATCGGCTTCGCCAAGCGTTACGGCAAGGCGCTGATGATCCATGACCGGGACGCGCACGCGGACGTGCTGCGCGTGCTGGACTCCGAGGGCGCGCCGGACACCGTGGTGCTGCACTGCTTCTCCGGCGACGCGGAGTTCGCGGCCGAGTGCGTGCGCCGCGGCTACCTGCTCAGCTTCGCCGGGACCGTGACGTTCAAGAGCGCGGAGCAGCTGCGCGCGGCGGCCCGGGTCACGTCGCCGGAACACCTGCTGGTGGAGACGGACGCGCCGTACCTGACGCCGTCGCCGTTCCGTGGCCGGCCGAACGCGTCCTACCTGGTGCCGCTGACGATGCGCGCGCTGGCCGAGACCACCGGCCGGGACCTGGCCGAGCTCTGCGCCGCGGTCTCCGCGAACGGGGAGCGCGCGTTCGGCGGCTGGTGA
- a CDS encoding helix-turn-helix domain-containing protein, protein MDAEPGSTVPRRQLGRYLRRLREQAGVTVKAAAAELECSIQKLWRIEKGAVPVRGADVKVLCQRYGASEEMTQALVALAKETKAKGWWHSYGDVVPRWFEVYVGMEAAASRLRMYEPSLVPGLLQSRDYADAAIRADQPGMGDEERRRRVDLRRERQELLARSFPEPPALEAIVCETVLRRDPGPPGVMARQLAYLQKAGEQPHISIRVLPLAIGLHRASVAGAFTILEFPSEGNERREPPTVYSESLTGAIYLDKSQEIEAYEEVWVSLAASALSEGDSAAMITSLIRELNRSD, encoded by the coding sequence GTGGACGCCGAGCCGGGATCGACGGTGCCCCGCCGTCAGCTGGGCAGATACCTGCGCCGCCTGCGTGAGCAGGCCGGTGTCACGGTGAAGGCCGCCGCGGCGGAGCTGGAGTGCTCCATCCAGAAGCTGTGGCGGATCGAGAAGGGCGCGGTGCCGGTCCGGGGTGCCGACGTCAAGGTGCTCTGCCAGCGCTACGGCGCATCCGAGGAGATGACCCAGGCGCTGGTCGCGCTGGCCAAGGAGACGAAGGCCAAGGGCTGGTGGCACTCGTACGGCGACGTGGTCCCGCGCTGGTTCGAGGTCTACGTGGGCATGGAGGCGGCCGCGTCCCGGCTGCGGATGTACGAGCCGTCCCTGGTGCCCGGCCTGCTGCAGTCCCGGGACTACGCGGACGCGGCGATCCGGGCCGACCAGCCCGGGATGGGGGACGAGGAGCGCCGCCGCCGGGTCGACCTGCGCCGCGAGCGGCAGGAGCTGCTGGCCCGGTCGTTCCCGGAGCCGCCGGCGCTGGAGGCGATCGTCTGCGAGACCGTGCTGCGCCGCGACCCGGGCCCGCCCGGCGTGATGGCCCGGCAGCTGGCGTATCTGCAGAAGGCGGGCGAACAGCCACATATATCGATACGGGTTCTTCCGCTCGCGATCGGGCTGCATCGCGCCTCGGTGGCCGGTGCTTTCACGATTTTGGAATTTCCATCCGAGGGAAATGAGCGGAGAGAACCTCCAACGGTCTACAGCGAATCACTCACAGGGGCGATCTATCTCGACAAATCGCAAGAGATCGAGGCCTATGAAGAAGTTTGGGTTAGCCTTGCGGCGTCGGCGCTGAGCGAGGGTGATTCAGCGGCCATGATCACAAGCCTGATAAGGGAGTTGAATCGCAGTGATTGA